The genomic DNA GTCGGGCGGCTCGCCCGGGGGAACGACACCGGAATGACGGGGATCGGGCCCGGGCGGGGGCACGGACGGCGGACGGGGGCGTCGGAACACGTTCTGCCCAGTATAGCCACGCTACCCTACCCGGGTGACACCTGCGCCGACCTCCCCCACCGCGAGCCGCCCCCCCCACGCCGGGGTGACTGGCCCCGTGCAGCGGGCCTACGCGGCCTACGGGCGGCGGGCGCAGGCCTGGACCACACGCTACCAGGAGCGGGGCGGGCGGGTGTACTGCGGCGCCGGGTGCTTCGCCTGCTGCAACATGCCCATCCGCGTCAGTCTGGCTGAGGCACTGGTGACCGCTCAGGCCCTGACGGACGGGGAGGCCGCGCGTGTCGAGGCTCACGCCCGGAAGGTGCTCCACAACGCCCGCACCGCCCCGAACGACGACGTGTATGTCGAGCGGCACCGGGTGGAGGTCGGCTTCTGCCCCCTGCTGGACCGGGAGAGTGGCGGCTGCACCCGCTACGACGCGCGCCCCACCCGCTGCCGCGACACCTTCAGCGCCCTGCCCGCCCGCTACTGCGAGGCCGGGGCCTGGGAGCGGATGACCCGCCGCGAGCGCGAGAGTTACCGGCGCGAGGTCGCCCGCACCCCCGGCACGGACGGCG from Deinococcus apachensis DSM 19763 includes the following:
- a CDS encoding YkgJ family cysteine cluster protein; the encoded protein is MQRAYAAYGRRAQAWTTRYQERGGRVYCGAGCFACCNMPIRVSLAEALVTAQALTDGEAARVEAHARKVLHNARTAPNDDVYVERHRVEVGFCPLLDRESGGCTRYDARPTRCRDTFSALPARYCEAGAWERMTRRERESYRREVARTPGTDGELHFIAPLEHLSEPVWGAAAKAMRAEWGFEAWGDFWVLTTLARDGAFMACVTRGDARGAWQAAKARGLAHRTVLEIG